The Pleurodeles waltl isolate 20211129_DDA chromosome 6, aPleWal1.hap1.20221129, whole genome shotgun sequence genome has a segment encoding these proteins:
- the GJC1 gene encoding gap junction gamma-1 protein, producing the protein MSWSFLTRLLEEIHNHSTFVGKIWLTILIVFRIVLTVVGGESIYYDEQSKFVCNTQSPGCENVCYDAFAPLSHVRFWVFQIILVTTPSLLYLCYAIHKIARMAERNEKRSKGKNTAVRWKRNRALEETEDDHEEDPMMYPEMEMESEKETQSPDNDKAKHDGRRRIRADGLMKIYVLQLLIRTAFEIAFLVGQYFLYGFEVIPKFTCSTAPCNHTVDCFVSRPTEKTIFLLIMYGVSCLCLLLNVLEMIHLGFGTIRDTLSSKKKVLEEPTSYAYPFTWNTPSAPPGYNIAVKPDQIQYTELSNAKMAYKQNKANIAQEQQYGSHDENIPPNLENLQREIRVAQERLDLAIQIYNTQSNQGSLKEKKAKPCSSKSSSSSKAGEGKAKSWL; encoded by the coding sequence ATGAGCTGGAGCTTCCTCACTCGCCTGCTAGAGGAGATCCACAACCACTCGACCTTTGTTGGCAAGATATGGCTGACCATCTTGATTGTGTTTCGCATCGTCCTGACTGTTGTTGGTGGCGAATCAATATACTACGACGAGCAGAGCAAGTTTGTGTGCAACACACAGTCACCGGGATGCGAGAACGTCTGCTACGATGCCTTTGCACCCTTATCCCATGTAAGGTTCTGGGTCTTCCAGATCATTCTAGTGACAACGCCATCCTTACTGTACCTGTGCTATGCTATTCACAAAATCGCCAGAATGGCAGAGCGCAATGAGAAAAGGTCCAAAGGCAAAAATACTGCTGTTCGGTGGAAGAGGAACCGAGCCCTGGAAGAGACCGAAGATGACCATGAGGAGGATCCCATGATGTACCCAGAAATGGAGATGGAAAGTGAAAAAGAGACCCAGAGCCCAGACAATGACAAAGCTAAACATGATGGCCGCCGACGAATTCGGGCTGACGGCCTCATGAAAATCTATGTGCTGCAGCTACTCATCAGGACTGCTTTTGAGATTGCTTTTCTTGTTGGACAATATTTCTTGTACGGATTTGAGGTTATCCCTAAATTTACCTGCAGCACAGCTCCTTGCAACCACACAGTGGACTGTTTTGTTTCAAGGCCCACCGAGAAAACTATTTTTCTACTTATAATGTATGGGGTGAGTTGCCTGTGTTTACTTCTGAATGTGTTGGAAATGATTCATTTGGGATTTGGGACCATTCGAGACACTCTGAGCAGCAAGAAGAAAGTGCTGGAAGAACCAACTTCCTACGCATATCCATTTACTTGGAATACACCTTCTGCGCCCCCTGGGTACAATATTGCAGTTAAGCCAGATCAGATCCAGTACACTGAACTCTCCAATGCTAAGATGGCCTACAAGCAGAACAAAGCTAACATTGCTCAGGAACAGCAGTATGGGAGCCATGATGAGAACATCCCACCCAACCTGGAGAACCTGCAGCGGGAGATTAGAGTGGCTCAGGAGCGCCTTGACCTAGCAATCCAGATATACAACACTCAGAGCAACCAAGGGAGCTTGAAAGAGAAGAAAGCAAAACCATGCtccagcaaaagcagcagcagcagtaaagCAGGAGAGGGGAAGGCTAAATCGTGGCTCTAA